A genomic window from Methanobacterium sp. BRmetb2 includes:
- a CDS encoding phosphohydrolase, with translation MVVVVHVSDLHVGAFNFRKNLLLEAIERINKINPDVVIVTGDVTENGYHMEFELAEEFLRMIESPMMIVPGNHDARHVGNESFQEIIHRRYGTLNLKNNDIKVIGMDSSEPDLNYGKIGRSQQGRMEKELKKAKKKNLYKIIALHHHIIPVPKTGRERNVLTDAGDILKSVIDGKADIVLSGHKHVPHVWLVENTAFVTAGTVSSLKLRGRDLPSFNIINISDETIEIVLNQLGGKSKCIAKYKNSCKIN, from the coding sequence ATGGTAGTAGTAGTCCATGTTTCAGATCTCCATGTTGGGGCTTTTAATTTTAGAAAAAATCTTTTATTAGAAGCTATTGAAAGAATAAATAAAATAAATCCTGATGTTGTGATTGTAACCGGTGATGTTACCGAAAATGGATATCACATGGAATTTGAGCTGGCCGAAGAATTTTTAAGAATGATTGAAAGTCCAATGATGATAGTACCTGGAAATCATGATGCCCGGCACGTTGGTAACGAATCTTTCCAAGAAATTATACACCGGCGTTATGGGACTTTAAATTTGAAGAATAATGATATAAAAGTCATAGGTATGGATAGTAGTGAACCTGATTTAAATTATGGTAAAATCGGCCGATCTCAACAAGGCCGTATGGAAAAAGAATTAAAAAAGGCTAAAAAAAAGAATTTATATAAAATTATAGCTCTCCACCACCACATAATTCCCGTACCCAAAACTGGTAGGGAGAGAAATGTTTTAACCGACGCCGGAGATATATTAAAATCAGTTATTGATGGAAAAGCAGATATTGTACTTTCTGGCCATAAACATGTTCCTCACGTATGGTTAGTGGAGAATACTGCCTTTGTAACCGCAGGGACTGTATCCTCACTAAAACTTCGTGGCAGAGATCTTCCATCATTTAACATTATTAACATTTCAGATGAAACTATCGAAATTGTTTTAAATCAACTCGGCGGAAAATCCAAATGCATTGCAAAATATAAAAACTCCTGTAAAATAAATTAA
- a CDS encoding nascent polypeptide-associated complex protein — MLPSAGMNPKQLKQMQRTMKQMGMDMKEVKGAKEVIIRFKDKEIIINNPKINIMDFMGQLTYQVTGKPQEKKIEAELEIPQDDIEMVSNSSGASLEEAEKALKESNGDLAAAIMKIRESIK; from the coding sequence ATGTTACCTAGTGCTGGAATGAACCCAAAACAATTAAAACAAATGCAACGTACCATGAAACAAATGGGAATGGATATGAAAGAAGTTAAAGGAGCTAAAGAGGTAATTATCAGATTTAAAGATAAAGAAATAATTATTAATAACCCAAAAATTAATATAATGGATTTTATGGGTCAGCTCACATATCAAGTCACTGGTAAACCCCAAGAGAAAAAAATAGAAGCCGAATTGGAAATACCTCAGGATGATATAGAGATGGTATCTAATTCTTCTGGAGCTAGCTTAGAAGAGGCTGAAAAAGCTTTAAAAGAATCAAATGGGGATTTAGCAGCTGCAATTATGAAGATCAGGGAGAGTATAAAATAA
- a CDS encoding tRNA-guanine(15) transglycosylase, with product MFEIKYKDAMGRMGTLKTPHGKIKTPALMPVIHPGKQTIDVKKYGAELVITNAYIIYKNEELKEKALKNGVHKLINFSGPIITDSGSFQLSAYGDIDVNNQEIIEFQEKIGTDIGTSLDIPTPPFVTRKKAKEDLKITIERAREALNVKGDLMLNSVVQGSTYSDLRSHCADVLGEMSFDVYPIGAVVPLLESYKYSDLVDVVMASVTHLPDSKPRHLMGAGHPMVFSLAVAMGCDLFDSAAYILYAENDRIMMPNGTYKLENLVEMPCSCNVCTNYTPDDLKGMEKSERSNLIAQHNLNISFAEIRTIKQSIVDGNLLELVEQRCKSHPNLLNALRKLKDYVSIIDKYDPAYKKSAFFYSGPESVNRPEVFRHQKRLNRLKKGKILLLLPKTKKPYHKYLSDDLGTLLWKVNDAEIEESTECDIAVVDVPFGIIPLEIDEVYPLAQNESPLIIDDDSRNFVGTFVEEYIEEYHEIIASKEVVDTFNLDFLQEYKGNQKFNLTRDDKFKIKRIANYQFGSNAGELLFYGDINIERSRKTGKIRHVFDGKKLIATLRASDGVFVLSSEGARRLHRGLDYPKNRVVVNDDAEPFALEGKSIFAKFVIDCDKNIRANDEVLIVNCDDNLLAFGKSVLNGKEIIDFNIGQAVKTRKGGI from the coding sequence ATGTTTGAAATTAAGTATAAAGATGCTATGGGAAGGATGGGAACCCTTAAAACGCCCCATGGAAAAATTAAAACACCAGCTTTAATGCCAGTAATACATCCTGGAAAACAAACAATAGATGTTAAAAAATATGGAGCAGAATTGGTAATCACCAATGCTTACATTATCTATAAAAATGAAGAATTAAAAGAAAAAGCTTTAAAAAATGGAGTCCACAAGTTAATAAATTTTTCAGGGCCAATCATCACCGATTCCGGGTCTTTTCAACTGTCTGCATATGGAGATATCGATGTCAATAACCAGGAAATCATAGAGTTTCAGGAAAAAATAGGAACCGACATCGGAACCTCACTTGACATTCCTACCCCCCCATTTGTTACAAGGAAAAAGGCAAAGGAAGATTTAAAGATCACCATTGAAAGGGCTCGAGAAGCTCTGAACGTTAAAGGAGATTTAATGCTTAACTCGGTTGTTCAGGGTTCAACCTATTCTGATTTAAGGTCTCATTGTGCTGATGTTTTAGGTGAAATGAGTTTTGATGTTTATCCTATTGGTGCAGTAGTTCCTTTATTAGAATCTTATAAATACTCAGATTTGGTGGATGTAGTCATGGCCTCTGTTACTCATCTTCCGGACTCTAAACCAAGACATCTTATGGGAGCCGGACATCCTATGGTCTTTTCTCTGGCAGTAGCAATGGGCTGTGATCTTTTTGACTCAGCAGCTTACATTTTATACGCAGAAAATGATAGGATTATGATGCCCAACGGCACCTATAAACTGGAAAATTTGGTTGAAATGCCCTGCTCATGTAATGTTTGCACAAATTACACTCCAGACGATTTAAAAGGTATGGAAAAAAGTGAAAGATCAAACTTAATAGCCCAACACAATCTAAACATAAGTTTTGCTGAAATAAGGACAATAAAACAGTCCATAGTAGACGGTAACTTATTAGAACTAGTTGAACAAAGATGCAAATCTCATCCCAACCTTTTAAATGCTCTGAGGAAGTTAAAAGATTATGTCTCAATTATTGACAAATATGATCCTGCCTATAAAAAATCTGCATTTTTTTATTCTGGTCCAGAATCAGTTAATCGTCCAGAAGTTTTCAGACATCAAAAACGTCTTAATCGGCTGAAAAAAGGTAAAATATTATTATTGCTTCCAAAAACTAAGAAACCATATCATAAATATTTATCTGATGATTTAGGTACTCTACTTTGGAAGGTAAATGATGCTGAAATAGAAGAGTCAACTGAATGTGATATAGCTGTTGTTGATGTTCCCTTTGGAATAATTCCACTGGAGATTGATGAGGTGTATCCTCTGGCTCAAAACGAATCCCCATTAATTATAGATGATGATTCCAGGAATTTTGTGGGGACATTTGTAGAAGAATACATAGAAGAATATCATGAAATTATCGCTTCTAAAGAAGTTGTTGATACATTTAATCTGGATTTTCTACAAGAATACAAAGGAAATCAAAAATTTAATTTAACCAGAGATGATAAGTTCAAAATAAAACGAATTGCTAATTATCAATTTGGATCTAACGCTGGTGAGCTGCTCTTTTATGGAGATATTAATATAGAAAGAAGTAGAAAAACAGGTAAAATAAGACACGTGTTTGATGGTAAAAAGCTAATTGCAACTTTAAGAGCCAGTGACGGTGTTTTTGTTTTAAGTAGTGAAGGTGCAAGAAGACTGCATAGAGGACTTGATTATCCCAAAAATAGGGTGGTTGTAAATGATGATGCTGAACCTTTTGCACTGGAAGGAAAAAGTATATTTGCTAAATTCGTTATAGATTGTGATAAGAATATTAGAGCCAATGATGAAGTTCTAATTGTAAATTGTGATGATAACTTATTGGCCTTTGGTAAGTCAGTTTTGAATGGTAAAGAAATTATAGATTTCAATATAGGTCAAGCAGTAAAAACTAGAAAAGGAGGAATATAA
- a CDS encoding lipopolysaccharide biosynthesis protein RfbU codes for MRICIVSDFFIPHYNGGGERRYYEIARRMVEKGHSVDLVCMRIQGVNSREIIDGINIHHIGPAIRKPPYRNVFDFIYFILSAFWWIISHDYDVIDAQTYVPLVPGFFAAKIKGKKVIGTIHDVSSPEQDQWLILFGLASIFEKILVKLPFNKIITVSKSTKKALIENYHVNPERIQVVHNGVDLEWIDSLEIDEKYENSIIYVGRLAPHKHVDDLIRSVKFLKEGLPNIKLRIVGDGVERESLIKLVKDFKLDKNIEFLGEIDYTDVILEMKKSNVLALPSTREGFGMVLAEAGACRIPVVTYNVGGVVEVVEDGKNGFLVEPRDIRAMTEKIHFLISSNNSMKEMGDYGYRKVNSLFQWDKIVQHIIGLYSD; via the coding sequence ATGAGAATATGTATTGTTTCAGATTTTTTCATCCCTCATTATAATGGTGGAGGAGAAAGACGTTATTATGAGATTGCCAGAAGAATGGTAGAGAAAGGACATTCAGTAGACTTGGTCTGCATGAGAATTCAAGGTGTAAATTCAAGGGAAATTATAGATGGAATAAATATACACCATATAGGCCCTGCCATTAGAAAACCACCTTATAGGAATGTATTTGATTTCATATACTTTATTTTATCAGCTTTTTGGTGGATAATTTCCCATGATTATGATGTTATTGATGCTCAAACCTACGTCCCATTGGTACCTGGATTTTTTGCTGCTAAAATTAAAGGGAAAAAAGTTATAGGTACTATCCATGATGTAAGCTCTCCTGAACAGGACCAATGGTTAATTTTATTTGGATTAGCATCAATTTTCGAGAAAATACTGGTTAAACTACCCTTTAATAAAATTATAACTGTTAGTAAATCTACTAAAAAGGCTTTAATTGAAAATTACCATGTAAATCCAGAAAGGATCCAAGTTGTGCATAATGGAGTGGATTTGGAGTGGATTGATTCACTGGAAATTGATGAAAAATATGAAAACTCCATAATATACGTGGGACGTTTAGCTCCCCATAAACACGTGGATGATCTTATACGCTCCGTGAAGTTTCTAAAAGAGGGATTACCTAATATTAAATTGAGAATAGTAGGAGACGGAGTTGAAAGGGAAAGTTTAATTAAATTAGTAAAAGACTTTAAACTAGATAAAAATATTGAATTTTTAGGTGAAATTGATTATACGGATGTTATATTGGAAATGAAAAAATCGAATGTATTAGCTTTACCATCTACCCGAGAAGGTTTTGGTATGGTACTTGCCGAAGCTGGTGCTTGTAGAATCCCAGTTGTCACATATAATGTGGGGGGTGTGGTGGAGGTTGTTGAAGATGGAAAAAATGGTTTTTTAGTAGAACCCCGTGATATAAGAGCAATGACAGAAAAAATTCACTTTTTAATTTCTAGTAATAATAGTATGAAAGAAATGGGTGATTATGGATATAGAAAGGTGAATAGCCTATTTCAATGGGATAAAATAGTGCAGCATATTATTGGATTATACAGTGATTGA
- a CDS encoding glycosyltransferase: MTETYIITPNYNGNDFLKNYFESVLEQTYTNFKVIFIDNSTNQDSYNYIKQFYGEKLDKGKIILVNTPENYGFAKSNNLGIKMAFKDTECKYIICLNNDTRVKPDFLKELIISIEKHPEAASIQSKMIWGTDPNLIDSVGLEYSKNGLGFNRGAYESVEKYKEEVEIFGSCAGACLFRRDSLEDVKIDDEYFDEDFFAYYEDFDLALRLRWAGWSSWYSPRAIVYHYKGGTGGIKSDFTIYHNWRNYTWTVFKNIPTFYLVKYGVLIFLTELMQLFINITRKKMKTIFKAKIDAYSSIGKFFKKKDKIRKRVEFKELEKWFITKWKVKIPD; encoded by the coding sequence GTGACTGAGACCTATATTATTACGCCAAATTATAATGGGAATGATTTTTTAAAAAATTACTTTGAATCTGTACTAGAACAGACTTACACTAATTTTAAAGTAATATTTATTGATAATTCAACTAATCAAGACAGTTACAATTATATAAAACAGTTTTATGGTGAAAAATTAGACAAAGGTAAAATAATACTAGTAAATACTCCCGAAAATTATGGATTTGCTAAATCTAATAATTTAGGAATTAAAATGGCTTTTAAAGACACTGAATGTAAATATATTATATGTTTAAATAATGATACTCGCGTAAAACCAGATTTTTTGAAAGAATTGATTATATCCATAGAAAAACATCCTGAAGCAGCTAGTATTCAGTCTAAAATGATTTGGGGTACAGATCCCAATCTTATAGATTCTGTGGGTCTTGAATATTCAAAAAATGGGTTGGGTTTTAACCGGGGTGCCTATGAATCAGTAGAAAAATACAAGGAAGAAGTGGAAATATTTGGATCTTGTGCTGGTGCATGTTTGTTTAGAAGAGACTCCCTTGAGGATGTTAAGATAGATGATGAATATTTTGATGAGGATTTTTTCGCTTATTATGAAGATTTTGACTTAGCATTAAGATTAAGATGGGCTGGCTGGTCATCATGGTATTCTCCTCGAGCTATAGTTTACCATTATAAAGGGGGCACTGGTGGAATAAAATCAGATTTTACTATTTATCATAATTGGAGAAATTATACCTGGACTGTATTTAAGAATATTCCAACTTTTTACCTGGTTAAATATGGAGTTTTAATTTTTTTAACTGAATTAATGCAGCTGTTTATCAACATTACCCGTAAGAAAATGAAAACAATATTTAAGGCAAAAATTGATGCTTACAGCAGTATTGGTAAATTTTTTAAAAAGAAAGATAAAATAAGAAAGCGAGTTGAGTTTAAAGAACTGGAAAAATGGTTTATTACCAAATGGAAAGTTAAGATTCCTGATTAA
- a CDS encoding family 2 glycosyl transferase, translating into MISVICVCNDKDIFNKCLMKSLNAQTYNYELILVDNTQQIFKSAAKALNYAARDAKGKYLMFTHQDVYLASETFLEDLENILPKLNDLGIAGFAGVSNKIKGVISNMEHGTPPELAGKNKIEEPVPVQTLDEFLFIIPRTVFKHLKFDEKCCDNWHLYAVDYCLSLNEYGLNVYVLPFKTYHLSPGYSMDKNYDIILKRLLKKHKQNYDWIYTSLGNYNTFYPLSLQKIAKKIFIPFLKKVGLWEY; encoded by the coding sequence ATGATATCTGTTATCTGTGTTTGTAATGACAAAGATATTTTCAATAAGTGTCTAATGAAAAGTTTAAATGCTCAAACTTATAATTATGAACTTATTTTAGTAGATAATACTCAACAAATTTTTAAATCAGCTGCAAAAGCTTTAAATTATGCAGCTAGAGATGCAAAAGGGAAATATTTGATGTTTACTCATCAAGATGTTTATCTAGCTTCTGAAACTTTCTTGGAAGATTTGGAAAATATATTACCTAAATTAAATGATCTTGGCATTGCTGGTTTTGCAGGAGTTTCAAATAAAATAAAAGGTGTTATATCCAATATGGAACATGGTACTCCACCTGAGCTTGCAGGTAAAAATAAGATAGAAGAACCAGTTCCGGTACAGACTCTGGATGAATTTTTGTTTATAATACCCAGAACCGTTTTCAAACATCTAAAATTCGATGAAAAATGTTGTGACAATTGGCATTTATACGCTGTGGATTACTGTTTGTCGTTAAATGAATATGGTTTAAATGTATATGTTCTTCCATTTAAGACATATCACTTGTCTCCAGGATATTCTATGGATAAAAATTATGATATAATTCTTAAAAGGTTGTTGAAAAAACATAAACAAAATTATGACTGGATATACACCTCTTTAGGAAATTATAACACGTTTTATCCTCTTTCACTTCAAAAAATTGCAAAAAAAATTTTTATTCCCTTTTTAAAGAAGGTGGGTTTGTGGGAATATTAA
- a CDS encoding ferredoxin has protein sequence MPVEIDMEKCGKIKDCPGEGLCIKLCEQGALVDEEGELVLYPDKCDDCDLCITNCPNQAISKV, from the coding sequence ATGCCAGTAGAAATAGATATGGAAAAATGTGGAAAAATCAAAGACTGCCCAGGCGAAGGTCTGTGCATCAAACTCTGTGAACAGGGTGCATTAGTAGATGAAGAGGGAGAACTGGTTTTATATCCTGATAAATGTGATGACTGTGACTTATGCATCACTAACTGCCCTAACCAGGCCATATCAAAGGTTTAA
- a CDS encoding ferredoxin, translating to MSTVERDGNEKRSLDYISDKCVGCGICTDICPTESLRLGPVLPIARGLVDMDYVNVNKDNCVLCGLCASACPFEAFEFKINDTSIKDIDAYPQWKHTATIDNEKCLYCKACEITCPQNAITVKRELPKRSKLVTGEIEINKDECIYCGICEEMCPPQAISISRKTPLDRDITVDEDKCVYCMVCKQACPVDAIKATCTSCSCGEYQLDPEDAKIKGTTILQEDSCINCGWCQDICPVDAVKVIKPFEGEILLDTTECKGESCHACVDVCPCNAASIVDDKSSIENKFCILCGACTKVCPQNCISIKRDKLNLENIRSKSWQNKLSSLID from the coding sequence ATGAGTACTGTAGAAAGAGATGGGAACGAAAAACGTTCCCTGGATTATATCAGCGATAAATGCGTAGGCTGTGGTATATGTACAGATATATGTCCTACAGAATCCTTAAGGCTTGGTCCTGTGTTACCCATAGCTAGAGGATTAGTTGATATGGACTATGTCAATGTAAATAAAGATAACTGCGTTTTGTGCGGTTTATGTGCTTCTGCATGTCCTTTTGAAGCATTTGAATTCAAAATAAATGATACAAGCATCAAAGATATTGATGCATACCCTCAATGGAAACACACTGCAACCATTGACAACGAAAAGTGCTTATATTGTAAGGCATGTGAAATTACATGCCCTCAAAATGCAATAACTGTTAAAAGAGAGTTACCCAAACGTTCTAAACTTGTGACGGGCGAAATCGAAATAAACAAAGATGAATGCATCTACTGTGGAATATGCGAGGAGATGTGTCCACCCCAGGCCATATCCATCAGCAGAAAAACACCCCTAGATCGTGACATTACAGTGGATGAAGATAAATGTGTTTACTGTATGGTGTGTAAACAAGCTTGTCCAGTTGACGCCATTAAAGCTACATGTACCTCATGTTCTTGTGGTGAATACCAGTTAGATCCAGAAGATGCAAAAATCAAGGGAACAACCATCTTACAAGAAGATTCATGCATTAATTGTGGTTGGTGTCAGGATATCTGTCCGGTGGACGCAGTTAAAGTCATAAAACCCTTTGAAGGAGAAATTTTACTGGACACCACAGAATGTAAAGGTGAATCATGCCACGCCTGTGTGGATGTGTGTCCCTGTAATGCAGCCAGCATTGTTGATGATAAATCATCTATTGAAAACAAATTTTGTATCCTCTGCGGTGCCTGCACTAAAGTATGTCCACAAAACTGCATCAGCATAAAAAGGGATAAGCTTAACTTAGAAAATATTCGCTCCAAATCATGGCAAAATAAGTTAAGTAGCTTGATTGATTGA
- a CDS encoding transcriptional regulator: MDRTKNEPQYRLKLYEKIILLDKRKFELLKYIDECGSIMQASKQVNIPYRSAHKYIGNLETDLNKSIVFTKRGGKGGGGESRLTETGKQILKEYRKVDSILKMHADVNEIEGEIVDINVENKIVNIYLNKNKVILPLRGNFNIGDKVLVLISPEDIFVMLEPHESNVRNVFEGKITSMKLKDHLVRLTVDLGDTNLFCDVTKYILEQLDLNLGKKVYIGFKAAAIAMVKI; this comes from the coding sequence ATGGATAGGACAAAAAATGAACCACAATATAGGTTAAAACTATACGAAAAGATAATATTATTGGATAAAAGAAAGTTTGAGCTTTTAAAATACATCGATGAATGTGGCTCCATAATGCAAGCTTCAAAGCAGGTCAATATACCTTACCGTAGTGCCCATAAGTACATAGGGAACTTAGAAACTGACCTAAATAAATCAATTGTTTTCACTAAAAGAGGAGGAAAAGGTGGTGGTGGGGAAAGTAGATTAACAGAGACAGGTAAACAGATATTAAAAGAATATAGAAAAGTTGATAGTATTTTAAAGATGCATGCAGATGTAAATGAGATTGAAGGTGAAATAGTAGATATTAATGTGGAAAATAAAATTGTTAACATTTATTTAAACAAAAATAAAGTTATTCTTCCACTACGAGGAAATTTTAACATCGGAGATAAAGTTTTAGTTTTAATAAGTCCAGAAGATATATTTGTGATGTTAGAACCCCATGAATCAAATGTCCGGAATGTTTTTGAAGGAAAAATAACAAGCATGAAATTGAAGGATCATTTGGTTAGGTTAACTGTGGATCTGGGCGATACTAATCTTTTTTGCGATGTAACTAAATATATTCTGGAACAATTGGATTTAAATTTAGGTAAAAAAGTTTATATAGGATTCAAAGCTGCAGCTATAGCCATGGTCAAAATATAA